A genomic segment from Chitinophaga flava encodes:
- a CDS encoding ABC transporter permease: MFGSYIKIAWRNLLKQKVFAAVNVVGMSAAICAALLLSLTAYREWTYDDFQVNKEHIYQLYREDGTAKGMRIGTSFAEPMADVLRKEVQGVKHVSRIGGGDMPVRYNGKHIYFDVEMVDADFLKMFSFRLLQGNVSTALQQPDQLVLTQKTARALFNQEDPVGKTVEVNIDNQWRPFIVSAVAANVPDNSSIMFEALVRFENVDDYATIRNNWNMGNYPLMVEVEASVTTAAFEKSLVPVTNKYYAGNIEELKKNGGIPNKDGVLIRMNGIPLNEFHLNTLSSFSNGLNPFYPWLMVILAVLIIGIACINFINLSIARSFTRGSEIGLRKALGAMDRQLLFQFWSEAFLLCFISLILSLLLTILLMPYYNATFNHELSLRLFSNIWLVLGAAFIFFMVTLLAGGYPAWKVARLNIIQVLKGKLSLAKGNGVRNGLIIVQFIVAALLISCTAVIWQQLDFIQSTPLGFNTTQVISIPGDNASPQVIASLRSRLAGEADVESVSGSMLNLGLGKDGSSGNWYRGFTYKGSHINTQCIIVDYDYARTLDLKMVAGRDFSRNFGADTTGVVINEQMAKLLGEKDLIGAVITPSDVPLHVIGVVKDYHFESLRKKIDPLMMVMTITPHSNYVFVKVNTRNPVATLKHISAIWKDINPLAKNDPSFLDENTNRLYRQEARFSKIFMSGAVLAIVISCMGLFAIAVLVMAQRQKEIGIRKVLGASVGGIVLLLSKDFLKLVLIAVLIATPLSWYLMQQWLQRFEFHVNIHWWLFAMVGLMAVIIALATTSLQTIKAALANPVDSLKRD; the protein is encoded by the coding sequence ATGTTTGGAAGTTATATCAAGATTGCCTGGAGAAATTTACTAAAACAGAAAGTGTTTGCAGCCGTGAATGTAGTAGGTATGAGTGCCGCTATCTGTGCGGCCTTATTGCTGTCACTCACGGCCTATCGGGAATGGACATACGATGATTTTCAGGTGAATAAAGAACATATTTACCAGTTATACCGGGAAGATGGTACTGCTAAGGGTATGAGGATAGGTACCAGCTTTGCAGAGCCCATGGCAGATGTACTCCGGAAGGAGGTACAGGGAGTGAAACATGTTTCCCGTATAGGCGGTGGCGATATGCCAGTAAGATACAACGGCAAACATATTTACTTTGATGTGGAAATGGTGGACGCCGATTTCCTGAAGATGTTTTCTTTCCGCTTGTTGCAGGGTAACGTTTCTACAGCGTTGCAACAGCCGGACCAACTGGTACTGACACAAAAGACTGCCCGGGCGCTCTTCAATCAGGAAGATCCGGTAGGTAAAACAGTAGAAGTCAATATCGACAATCAATGGCGTCCCTTTATCGTTTCAGCAGTGGCAGCGAATGTACCGGATAACTCCAGTATTATGTTTGAAGCCCTGGTCCGATTTGAAAATGTGGATGACTATGCCACTATCCGCAACAACTGGAATATGGGCAATTATCCTCTGATGGTGGAAGTGGAAGCTTCCGTTACTACAGCGGCATTCGAAAAGAGCCTGGTGCCTGTAACGAACAAATATTACGCGGGAAATATCGAAGAGCTGAAAAAGAATGGTGGAATACCCAATAAAGACGGGGTATTGATACGGATGAACGGAATTCCTCTGAATGAGTTTCATCTTAATACCCTCAGCTCTTTCAGCAATGGTCTGAATCCATTTTATCCCTGGCTGATGGTGATTCTGGCAGTCCTGATTATTGGCATCGCTTGTATCAACTTTATTAACCTGTCTATCGCCAGATCGTTTACCCGTGGCAGTGAGATCGGCCTGAGAAAAGCGCTGGGGGCCATGGACAGACAATTGTTGTTTCAGTTCTGGAGTGAGGCTTTTCTGCTTTGTTTTATTTCACTGATACTTAGTTTATTGTTGACGATACTGCTGATGCCATATTACAACGCCACTTTCAACCATGAGCTGAGTCTCCGGCTTTTCAGTAATATCTGGCTGGTACTGGGAGCTGCATTTATTTTCTTTATGGTGACATTGCTGGCGGGTGGATATCCAGCCTGGAAAGTAGCCAGACTGAATATTATTCAGGTGCTGAAAGGTAAACTGAGCCTGGCTAAAGGCAATGGTGTACGTAATGGGTTGATCATCGTTCAGTTTATTGTGGCTGCCTTGCTGATCAGCTGCACGGCTGTTATCTGGCAGCAGCTTGATTTCATACAATCGACACCGTTAGGATTTAATACTACACAAGTGATCAGTATACCGGGCGATAATGCATCGCCGCAGGTTATTGCATCGCTGCGCAGCAGACTGGCCGGAGAAGCGGACGTAGAGAGTGTGTCAGGTAGTATGCTGAACCTGGGGCTGGGTAAAGACGGCTCTTCCGGCAATTGGTACCGGGGATTTACCTATAAAGGCAGTCACATTAACACACAATGTATCATAGTAGATTACGATTACGCACGTACGCTGGATCTCAAAATGGTGGCGGGTCGTGATTTCTCCCGCAATTTTGGAGCAGACACCACTGGTGTGGTGATCAACGAACAAATGGCGAAACTGCTGGGAGAAAAAGACCTGATAGGTGCTGTTATTACACCCAGCGATGTCCCACTGCATGTGATCGGGGTGGTGAAAGATTACCATTTTGAGTCACTGCGTAAAAAGATTGATCCGCTGATGATGGTTATGACCATTACTCCACATTCCAACTATGTCTTTGTAAAAGTAAATACCCGCAATCCGGTAGCCACGCTGAAACATATCTCAGCCATATGGAAAGATATTAACCCGCTGGCTAAAAATGATCCCAGTTTTCTGGATGAAAACACCAACAGGCTGTACCGCCAGGAAGCCCGTTTCTCAAAAATATTTATGAGTGGAGCCGTACTGGCTATCGTGATCTCCTGTATGGGCCTGTTTGCTATTGCTGTACTGGTGATGGCTCAGCGCCAAAAGGAAATCGGTATCCGTAAGGTATTGGGAGCTTCTGTAGGTGGAATTGTATTGCTGCTCTCAAAAGATTTTCTGAAGCTGGTGCTGATAGCGGTATTGATTGCTACTCCTTTATCCTGGTACCTGATGCAGCAATGGCTGCAAAGGTTCGAGTTTCATGTAAATATCCATTGGTGGCTTTTTGCAATGGTTGGCCTGATGGCTGTTATCATTGCCTTGGCCACTACCAGCCTGCAAACAATAAAAGCTGCATTGGCCAATCCTGTTGATAGCCTCAAGCGTGATTAA
- a CDS encoding ABC transporter permease encodes MFRNYLLVAVRNIWRNKMFSLLNMLGLVVGISAALVVCLVVWYEAGFNKQQQNKDRIYRIVSTICFSGDSVRNSGVTVPVVQVVRENIPQVEKTIHFFTDDITGRITVDGKDFRNKEDIIFADSSYMDMMGYQWLSGSPATALKQPFSVVLTKDKADTYFPGLSPAAVMGKEIVYDDSIRTTVTGVVADLPYRTDFWFREIVSMSTVYASQYRKDVYAVDNWTNTSSSSQLLVKLKVGADPKQATALLAKYMELHNDKSSRTSLWLQPLEDIHFNRNYYAYKRTADRQQLYMLSLVAVALLILAVINFINLTTAQAARRAKETGIRKAIGGTMRQLMVQFMGETFVLTFVSATMSLLIAPLLVKSFHGFLPEDLPAMQLYSWPVLLFLLLLAVVVALLSGIYPAYVLARFQPVMVLKSQTGTVGNKAWLRQTLTATQFMVAQFFVIATLIVSKQIHYSLNKDLGFRKDAILTVATPPRDENNSLRNRLQAGIAALPEVEEVSLSNRSPIINGFMTSVLDRKDGRKAIEKVVEMRYVDSSYLKVYQLKLLAGRNLMNSDTVREWLLNETAVRAFGFKRPEDAVGELISGKPVVGVVKNFNAGNLHREIPALALGSAAAKSHRTLHIRLHDAGEKGVVWKNGIAGIEKVWKEIYPREEFSYEFLDKTIENLYRNELRIASLLNWCSGLAVFISALGLLGLVVFTTNQRTREIGIRKVLGASVWQVIRLLTKDFMKPVLVAFVLAVPLSWWVMDKWLQSFVYRTSLSWWVFAVGGMIMVVLALTTMSIKTVRSALSNPVDALKTE; translated from the coding sequence ATGTTTCGAAATTATCTCCTGGTGGCTGTCAGAAATATCTGGCGTAATAAAATGTTTTCGCTGTTAAATATGCTGGGGCTGGTAGTCGGTATCAGTGCAGCGCTGGTAGTATGTCTGGTGGTATGGTATGAGGCCGGTTTTAACAAGCAACAACAAAATAAAGACCGTATTTACAGGATAGTGTCTACCATCTGTTTCTCAGGAGATAGCGTTAGAAACAGTGGAGTAACGGTACCGGTAGTACAGGTGGTGAGAGAAAACATTCCACAGGTAGAAAAGACAATTCATTTTTTTACAGATGATATCACAGGTAGAATTACAGTAGATGGTAAGGATTTTAGAAACAAGGAAGATATCATTTTTGCGGATTCCTCATATATGGATATGATGGGATATCAGTGGTTGAGTGGATCGCCGGCCACCGCGCTGAAACAGCCTTTTTCAGTGGTGTTGACAAAAGACAAGGCAGATACCTATTTCCCGGGGCTTTCGCCGGCAGCTGTCATGGGAAAAGAGATTGTTTACGATGATTCCATCAGGACAACAGTAACTGGTGTGGTGGCTGATTTACCTTACCGCACTGATTTCTGGTTCAGGGAAATAGTATCTATGTCAACGGTTTATGCCAGCCAATACCGGAAAGACGTCTATGCTGTCGATAACTGGACGAACACCAGTTCATCCAGCCAGTTGCTGGTAAAGCTGAAAGTAGGAGCCGATCCGAAACAAGCGACTGCCTTGTTGGCTAAATATATGGAATTGCACAATGATAAAAGTTCCCGGACATCCCTGTGGTTGCAGCCTTTAGAGGATATTCACTTCAATAGGAACTATTATGCCTATAAAAGGACTGCAGACAGGCAGCAGTTGTATATGTTGTCACTGGTAGCAGTAGCATTATTAATCCTGGCGGTGATCAATTTTATCAATCTGACAACAGCACAGGCAGCCCGCAGGGCTAAAGAAACCGGCATCCGTAAAGCTATCGGTGGTACAATGCGGCAGCTGATGGTGCAGTTTATGGGAGAAACTTTTGTGCTCACCTTTGTGTCCGCGACAATGTCATTGTTGATAGCACCTTTGCTGGTAAAGAGTTTTCACGGCTTTCTGCCGGAAGACCTGCCTGCCATGCAATTGTATTCCTGGCCGGTATTGCTGTTTTTATTGTTGCTGGCGGTAGTGGTAGCATTGTTGTCTGGTATTTACCCGGCGTATGTGTTAGCTCGTTTTCAGCCGGTAATGGTGCTGAAATCACAGACGGGCACTGTGGGAAACAAAGCATGGTTGCGACAAACACTGACTGCTACTCAGTTTATGGTGGCCCAGTTTTTTGTTATTGCCACATTGATTGTCAGTAAACAGATTCATTATTCGTTGAATAAAGATCTTGGTTTCCGTAAGGATGCTATTCTTACCGTTGCTACACCGCCACGGGATGAGAATAACAGCCTGCGCAACAGGCTGCAGGCAGGTATTGCCGCGCTGCCGGAAGTAGAAGAGGTGAGCTTGTCGAATCGTTCACCGATCATCAATGGTTTCATGACCTCTGTCCTCGACCGCAAGGATGGCCGGAAGGCTATCGAGAAAGTAGTAGAAATGCGCTATGTGGACAGCTCTTATTTAAAGGTGTATCAGTTGAAACTGCTGGCAGGAAGAAACCTGATGAATTCGGATACCGTGAGGGAATGGCTACTGAATGAAACTGCTGTCCGTGCTTTTGGTTTCAAGCGTCCGGAAGATGCAGTGGGGGAGCTCATTTCAGGGAAGCCGGTTGTAGGAGTGGTGAAAAACTTCAATGCTGGTAATCTGCATAGGGAGATCCCGGCGCTGGCGCTGGGCAGTGCTGCTGCCAAAAGCCATCGTACTTTGCATATACGGTTGCATGATGCCGGAGAAAAGGGTGTCGTCTGGAAAAATGGAATTGCCGGCATAGAAAAAGTATGGAAAGAGATTTACCCAAGGGAAGAGTTCAGTTATGAGTTTCTGGATAAGACCATAGAAAATCTATATCGAAATGAACTGCGTATTGCAAGTTTATTGAACTGGTGCTCAGGATTAGCTGTTTTTATCAGTGCATTAGGGCTACTAGGTTTAGTTGTTTTTACCACTAATCAGCGTACCCGGGAAATAGGGATACGAAAGGTACTGGGAGCAAGTGTATGGCAGGTGATCCGGTTGCTGACAAAGGACTTTATGAAGCCGGTCCTCGTGGCTTTTGTGCTGGCGGTGCCCCTTTCATGGTGGGTAATGGACAAGTGGCTGCAATCTTTTGTATACCGTACAAGTCTTAGTTGGTGGGTGTTTGCGGTGGGGGGAATGATAATGGTTGTATTGGCATTAACCACTATGAGCATAAAAACGGTGCGGTCTGCTCTCAGTAACCCGGTAGATGCATTAAAAACTGAATAA
- a CDS encoding ABC transporter permease, whose amino-acid sequence MWKNYLKIAAKNLLKRKLYTGINVFGLATGIACFILLSLYLENEWTYDSWYKNANELYRIRMDYGEKGEKIMQIAVTPNILATTIKPLPEIKKLARVFPREVTVQYGDKSWNENRFVYADAPFFEMFSFRLLSGNAANVLNGPNMVVLTASMAKKYFGDVEPIGKTLQINGTRALQVTGVVADVPANSHLKFDFVASYSTLQLQEQWGSANYYTYVQVGNPAQLGSLQTSLSQIARQQLSESDIKNGAIFNFVPEPVTDIHLHSAASAATEDAGDVRYNYIFGLIGVMLLVIACVNFMNLATARSSERSREVGVRKALGAQRSQLFWQFMMESALLTGIALVIGLLLAGLLLPAFNQLTDTRLQLGGASGYRIYGILVGIFFLVAFVTGIYPALFLSGFRPVQVLKGSMTATPQGRSIRKSLVVFQFAASVFFIICTLVVQQQMLFIQHKKLGMDRSEVLVLDGFKAGSNAMEAFKNRLLQLTGILYVTASADSPVSIQGGYTIDHVEEHQPGFTLSIAAVPVEKDYLKTVGISLLAGEDLTRGDIADVTKEKNEERTYHFFLNETASKRLGWSPEVAVGKRMSLNGRNGTVKGVMKDFHFASMKNKIEPIIVFPEYEWLRQIFIKTSGKDKQQLIAGIEGLWKEMQPGVPFDYHFLDDDFNRLYKSEYRVGKVLGIFAGVVMLVSCLGLLGLAALTTQQRTREIGIRKVLGASVGSVVTMLSKDFIRLVLIALLIAAPLAWYAAGNWLNAFAYHASLSIWLFLMAGLMAVVVALLTVSLQSVKAALMNPVNSLKSE is encoded by the coding sequence ATGTGGAAGAATTACCTGAAGATAGCTGCGAAGAATCTGTTGAAACGGAAGTTGTATACGGGTATTAACGTATTCGGACTGGCAACGGGGATCGCTTGTTTTATTCTGTTGTCTTTATACCTGGAAAACGAATGGACTTACGATAGCTGGTATAAAAACGCGAATGAGTTATACCGTATTCGTATGGACTATGGTGAAAAAGGGGAGAAGATAATGCAGATAGCCGTGACGCCGAATATATTGGCTACTACCATCAAACCCCTGCCGGAAATCAAAAAGCTCGCGCGGGTATTCCCAAGAGAAGTAACGGTACAGTATGGCGACAAGAGCTGGAATGAAAACCGCTTTGTATATGCTGATGCTCCTTTTTTTGAAATGTTTTCTTTCCGGCTATTGTCCGGTAATGCTGCCAATGTGCTGAACGGGCCTAATATGGTTGTGCTCACAGCCTCTATGGCAAAAAAATATTTCGGTGATGTAGAGCCCATTGGTAAAACATTACAAATCAATGGTACACGGGCGTTACAGGTAACAGGTGTGGTAGCCGATGTGCCAGCTAATAGCCACCTGAAATTTGATTTTGTAGCCAGCTACAGCACCCTGCAACTCCAGGAGCAGTGGGGATCTGCCAATTACTACACCTATGTGCAGGTTGGTAATCCGGCTCAGTTAGGAAGTCTGCAGACCAGCCTGAGCCAGATCGCCAGGCAGCAGTTGAGTGAAAGCGATATAAAAAATGGCGCCATCTTCAATTTTGTTCCGGAGCCGGTTACTGACATTCATCTGCATTCTGCTGCCAGTGCTGCTACTGAAGATGCCGGAGATGTCCGCTACAACTATATTTTCGGGCTGATAGGCGTCATGCTGCTGGTAATAGCTTGTGTTAACTTTATGAACCTGGCCACGGCCCGTTCCTCCGAAAGAAGCAGGGAAGTGGGTGTCCGTAAGGCTTTGGGTGCCCAACGTTCGCAGCTTTTCTGGCAGTTTATGATGGAATCAGCCTTGCTCACCGGAATAGCCCTGGTGATAGGACTGTTGCTGGCAGGCCTGTTATTGCCTGCATTTAATCAACTCACAGATACAAGACTTCAATTAGGTGGCGCCAGCGGATACCGTATTTACGGCATATTGGTGGGGATCTTTTTCCTGGTGGCTTTTGTTACGGGTATCTATCCGGCGTTGTTCCTCTCTGGTTTCCGACCGGTGCAGGTGCTGAAAGGTTCTATGACAGCCACTCCACAGGGCAGGAGTATCCGTAAATCATTGGTGGTATTTCAGTTTGCGGCATCTGTATTCTTTATCATCTGTACGCTGGTAGTGCAACAGCAAATGCTGTTTATTCAGCATAAGAAGCTGGGGATGGACCGGTCTGAAGTACTAGTGCTGGATGGTTTCAAAGCAGGCAGCAATGCCATGGAAGCCTTTAAAAACAGGCTGCTTCAACTCACCGGTATATTGTATGTAACAGCATCTGCTGACTCTCCTGTCTCCATCCAGGGTGGTTACACCATTGACCATGTAGAAGAGCATCAGCCGGGTTTCACCCTCAGCATTGCAGCGGTGCCGGTGGAAAAAGATTATCTGAAAACAGTAGGTATCTCATTGTTGGCTGGTGAAGATCTCACCAGAGGTGACATCGCTGATGTTACTAAAGAAAAAAATGAAGAGCGTACGTATCATTTTTTCCTGAATGAAACAGCCAGCAAAAGACTGGGATGGTCACCTGAAGTGGCTGTGGGAAAGAGGATGTCGTTGAATGGCCGTAACGGAACGGTAAAGGGAGTGATGAAGGATTTTCATTTTGCTTCCATGAAAAACAAAATCGAACCTATCATCGTATTCCCCGAATATGAATGGTTGCGGCAGATATTTATCAAAACAAGTGGTAAAGACAAACAACAACTGATAGCAGGCATTGAAGGACTTTGGAAAGAAATGCAGCCGGGAGTTCCTTTTGATTATCATTTCCTGGATGATGATTTTAATAGATTGTATAAGTCGGAATACCGTGTAGGAAAGGTGCTGGGAATATTTGCCGGTGTGGTGATGCTGGTGTCCTGCCTGGGATTGTTGGGGCTGGCTGCATTGACTACACAACAACGTACCCGTGAGATTGGTATCCGTAAGGTGTTGGGTGCTTCTGTGGGTAGTGTGGTGACCATGTTGTCGAAAGATTTTATCAGATTGGTACTGATTGCTTTGCTGATTGCGGCGCCGCTGGCCTGGTATGCTGCAGGCAACTGGCTCAATGCTTTTGCCTATCATGCTTCCCTGAGTATATGGCTGTTTCTGATGGCGGGCTTGATGGCGGTAGTGGTGGCTTTGCTCACCGTCAGCCTGCAGTCGGTGAAAGCAGCCTTGATGAATCCGGTTAATAGTCTCAAATCAGAATAA
- a CDS encoding ABC transporter ATP-binding protein, with amino-acid sequence MIQLQKISKHYPVGFGKNEILKDVDLNIGEGEFVSIMGPSGSGKSTLLHILGLLEEPSGGQYLFQGERVDKMNEKKRTQLHRDAIGFVFQAYHLIDELTVYENIETPLLYKNLSGSERKSRVADVLDRFNMVAKKDLFPNQLSGGQQQLVGIARAIVAEPRVIFADEPTGNLHSDQARVIMEMFKHLNEQDKITIVQVTHSDVNATYGNRIIQISDGQIQG; translated from the coding sequence ATGATACAACTGCAGAAAATATCCAAGCATTATCCGGTGGGATTTGGTAAAAATGAAATATTAAAAGACGTTGATCTCAACATTGGAGAGGGGGAATTTGTTTCTATAATGGGACCCTCCGGATCCGGTAAATCAACGCTGTTGCATATACTGGGATTATTGGAAGAGCCTTCTGGCGGACAGTACCTGTTTCAGGGAGAGCGTGTAGATAAAATGAATGAAAAAAAACGTACGCAGTTACACCGTGATGCAATCGGTTTTGTGTTCCAGGCCTACCATCTCATTGATGAGCTGACTGTATATGAAAACATAGAAACCCCTTTACTGTATAAAAATCTGTCTGGTTCGGAAAGAAAGAGCAGGGTAGCGGATGTATTGGATCGTTTTAATATGGTGGCCAAAAAAGACCTGTTTCCTAATCAACTTTCCGGCGGACAGCAACAGCTGGTGGGCATTGCCCGCGCCATTGTCGCAGAACCCCGTGTGATCTTCGCAGATGAACCTACCGGAAACCTGCACTCTGACCAGGCCAGGGTGATCATGGAAATGTTTAAACACCTGAATGAGCAGGATAAGATTACCATTGTACAGGTAACCCACTCCGATGTGAATGCTACTTATGGCAACCGTATTATTCAGATCAGTGACGGGCAAATTCAGGGGTAG
- a CDS encoding ABC transporter permease: MLLRYIQIAFRNMRRQRLFAFINIAGLALSMAVCLMVLKSTKKNFSYDKFHPATSRTWRITSQATTQDGKHYHMASTPLPLATVLHQDYALTEAEVRVYSVLHGNVINGKKKLPVNGAFTEPSFFNVFGFKLESGDPATALSTPNSIVLGEDAARKIFGNQQAMGKTVHFEILGDYIVTGILAPAPGLTHINYEAYASLSSVSALEQQKVLPERLQNWNNVQDAYTYVVLKPGVNKASLSTALEFLSEKYYQPASKGIGSITFEKQALSSITPSQELYNDMRGGQPWGKVLAEIAVGLALLLCACFNYTNLSIVRSLQRAREVGVRKVNGAKRSQVFMQFIVESVVMCLLSLILAMGLLVLMESYTHVGIGFLSGERFDIVLMGWFLVFSLLTGVLAGVIPAWALSSFQPARVLKNIVDIKLFGGLGLRKTLIVIQFSLSMTAIIFFVTVYRQFSFKEAFDMGFARNNILNVPLADVDFQLMKDRLMQVKGVEAATASSGTLGMPNQSGFLQARTALDGNRMELGYYAGDADFLKLMQLRLLAGSGFPAAASQSKEQYIIVNERLVAAMNLKTPADAIGKTLWLTDSTAVSIIGVVKDFNYQPIEMPVLPMTIRFVPQQFKQLQVLVNTQDKDQVMAGIKQAWVEMHPGEIFSASWMNDELIERTSGKEPISGLAVLVFMITVIAALGLLGVVSYTTFTRKKEIGIRKVMGAGVPGLVMLLSKNYLRLIVLAGIIALPLGYLGSTLFLQLFANRISIGFFTLAGSFAALLAIALLAIISQTWRAADANPANVLRND, translated from the coding sequence ATGCTTCTCCGTTACATACAGATCGCTTTCAGAAATATGCGCCGGCAAAGGCTGTTTGCCTTTATTAATATTGCCGGCCTGGCATTAAGCATGGCTGTATGCCTGATGGTATTGAAGTCTACTAAAAAGAATTTCAGCTACGATAAATTCCATCCGGCCACCTCGAGAACCTGGAGGATTACCTCACAGGCCACTACTCAGGACGGAAAACACTATCATATGGCCAGTACACCACTGCCACTGGCAACGGTGCTGCATCAGGATTACGCCCTCACAGAAGCAGAAGTGCGTGTGTATAGTGTGCTGCATGGCAATGTGATCAATGGAAAGAAGAAATTACCTGTCAATGGTGCTTTTACAGAGCCATCTTTTTTCAATGTCTTCGGCTTTAAACTGGAAAGTGGTGATCCGGCTACAGCACTAAGCACACCTAATAGTATTGTACTCGGAGAAGATGCCGCCAGAAAGATTTTCGGTAACCAACAGGCAATGGGTAAGACTGTACATTTTGAAATACTGGGAGATTATATTGTTACCGGTATTCTTGCGCCTGCACCGGGTTTGACTCATATCAACTATGAGGCTTATGCTTCCCTGTCTTCTGTGTCTGCACTGGAACAGCAGAAAGTGCTGCCGGAGCGGTTGCAGAACTGGAATAATGTACAGGATGCCTATACTTATGTTGTTTTAAAACCCGGTGTAAACAAAGCTTCACTTTCTACTGCATTGGAATTTTTGTCTGAAAAATATTACCAGCCTGCTTCCAAAGGGATTGGCAGTATCACTTTTGAAAAACAAGCACTGAGCAGTATCACCCCTTCTCAGGAACTATATAATGACATGAGAGGTGGCCAGCCCTGGGGGAAAGTACTGGCCGAAATAGCCGTGGGACTTGCATTGCTGCTGTGTGCCTGCTTCAACTATACCAACCTGTCTATTGTTCGCTCATTGCAACGGGCGCGTGAAGTAGGTGTCCGTAAAGTTAACGGAGCTAAACGTTCGCAGGTGTTTATGCAATTTATTGTAGAATCTGTGGTGATGTGTCTGTTGTCATTAATACTGGCGATGGGGTTACTGGTGCTGATGGAATCGTATACCCATGTAGGTATTGGATTTTTATCAGGTGAAAGGTTTGATATTGTACTGATGGGGTGGTTCCTGGTGTTTAGCTTGTTAACAGGTGTGCTGGCAGGCGTCATTCCTGCCTGGGCTTTGTCTTCCTTCCAGCCAGCGAGGGTGCTGAAAAATATTGTAGACATCAAACTTTTTGGAGGGTTGGGATTGCGGAAGACGCTAATCGTGATTCAGTTTTCGCTTTCAATGACAGCGATCATATTTTTTGTGACCGTTTACCGCCAGTTTTCTTTTAAAGAGGCCTTTGATATGGGATTTGCCCGTAACAATATACTGAATGTGCCATTGGCCGATGTAGACTTTCAGCTGATGAAAGATCGGTTAATGCAGGTGAAAGGAGTAGAGGCCGCCACTGCCAGTTCAGGTACCCTGGGCATGCCCAACCAGAGCGGTTTTCTGCAAGCCCGTACCGCACTGGATGGCAACCGTATGGAGCTGGGCTACTACGCCGGTGATGCCGATTTTCTGAAACTGATGCAGCTCAGATTGCTGGCAGGGTCCGGATTTCCGGCAGCAGCTTCCCAAAGCAAAGAGCAGTATATCATCGTTAACGAACGATTGGTAGCGGCCATGAATCTGAAAACACCAGCAGATGCTATCGGTAAAACCTTATGGCTGACAGATTCCACAGCGGTGAGTATCATTGGAGTAGTGAAAGATTTCAATTATCAACCCATAGAAATGCCTGTACTGCCAATGACTATACGCTTCGTACCACAGCAATTCAAACAGCTGCAGGTGCTGGTGAATACACAGGATAAAGACCAGGTAATGGCGGGTATTAAACAAGCCTGGGTGGAAATGCATCCTGGTGAGATATTTTCCGCATCCTGGATGAATGATGAACTGATCGAACGTACCAGTGGGAAAGAACCTATATCCGGACTCGCGGTGCTGGTATTTATGATCACTGTGATCGCTGCCCTGGGTCTATTGGGTGTGGTCTCATATACGACCTTTACCCGTAAGAAAGAGATAGGTATCCGTAAAGTGATGGGTGCTGGTGTACCAGGTCTGGTAATGCTGCTTTCCAAAAACTATCTCCGCCTGATTGTATTGGCTGGTATTATAGCCTTGCCATTGGGTTACCTGGGAAGTACCTTATTCCTTCAGCTCTTTGCCAACCGCATTAGCATAGGATTTTTTACGCTGGCAGGCAGCTTTGCAGCTTTGCTGGCAATTGCCCTGTTGGCCATTATTTCGCAAACATGGCGTGCTGCGGATGCCAACCCGGCGAATGTATTGAGAAATGACTAA